Proteins from a genomic interval of Mesobacillus sp. S13:
- the purL gene encoding phosphoribosylformylglycinamidine synthase subunit PurL: MRLMLEPSPEQIKEGKIYREMGLSDSEFASAEKILGRTPNYTETGLFSVMWSEHCSYKNSKPVLKKFPVTGERVLQGPGEGAGIVDIGDGQAVVFKIESHNHPSAIEPYQGAATGVGGIIRDVFSMGARPIALLNSLRFGELESPRVKYLFEQVVAGIAGYGNCIGIPTVGGEVQFDAAYEGNPLVNAMCVGLINHEDIKKGQAHGVGNTVMYVGAKTGRDGIHGATFASEELNEASEEKRPAVQVGDPFMEKLLLEACLELVKNDALVGIQDMGAAGLTSSSAEMASKAGSGIEMNLDLVPQRETGMTAYEMMLSESQERMLIVVEKGREQEIIDLFSKYELEAVAIGKVTDDKMLRLLHKGEVVAEVPADALAEEAPVYYKPSSEPAYYREFQNMDNEVPHVENYETTLLQLLQQPTIASKEWVYDQYDHMVRTSTVVSPGSDAAVVRIRGTEKGLAMTTDCNSRYIYLDPETGGKIAVAEAARNIVCSGGEPLAITDCLNFGNPEKPEIFWQFEKAVDGMSEACRTLSTPVIGGNVSLYNETNGTAVYPTPVVGMVGLVENLKHVTTQHFKDAGDLIYLLGDTKDEFGGSELQKLMHGQIFGKAPELDLEVEASYQAQILAAIKNGLVSSAHDVAEGGVAVALAESVIGSKGLGARVELEGNAVSALFSESQSRFLLSVKPEHQIEFESLTDAVLIGKVVETPVLKIDVNGENVINHDAEGLKKAWKGAIPCLLN; the protein is encoded by the coding sequence ATGCGCTTAATGCTTGAACCAAGTCCAGAGCAAATTAAAGAGGGAAAGATTTATCGGGAAATGGGACTATCAGACAGCGAGTTTGCTTCTGCCGAAAAGATCCTTGGACGTACTCCTAACTATACAGAGACAGGTTTGTTCTCTGTCATGTGGTCGGAGCATTGCAGCTACAAGAACTCGAAGCCTGTTTTGAAAAAGTTTCCTGTCACTGGGGAGCGTGTTTTACAGGGGCCTGGCGAGGGAGCGGGAATTGTAGATATTGGAGACGGCCAGGCGGTCGTGTTCAAAATCGAAAGTCATAACCATCCATCTGCCATCGAGCCATACCAGGGTGCCGCTACAGGTGTTGGCGGAATCATCCGCGACGTTTTTTCAATGGGAGCAAGGCCTATCGCGCTATTGAATTCCCTCCGTTTTGGTGAGCTTGAGTCACCGCGGGTGAAATATTTGTTTGAACAGGTTGTTGCTGGAATTGCCGGATATGGAAACTGCATCGGGATCCCGACGGTTGGCGGAGAAGTCCAGTTTGACGCTGCTTATGAGGGCAATCCGCTTGTGAATGCTATGTGCGTTGGACTGATCAACCATGAAGATATCAAAAAAGGCCAGGCGCATGGTGTCGGAAATACAGTCATGTATGTTGGCGCTAAGACAGGCCGTGACGGAATCCATGGTGCTACTTTTGCCTCCGAGGAATTGAATGAAGCGTCTGAAGAGAAGCGTCCTGCGGTACAGGTTGGCGATCCGTTCATGGAAAAATTGCTGTTGGAAGCTTGCCTCGAGCTTGTGAAAAATGATGCACTTGTTGGTATCCAGGATATGGGCGCTGCTGGTTTGACGAGTTCATCTGCAGAGATGGCGAGCAAGGCGGGTTCGGGTATCGAGATGAATCTTGACCTTGTGCCGCAGCGTGAAACAGGGATGACGGCTTATGAAATGATGCTCTCCGAATCTCAGGAGCGCATGCTGATCGTTGTCGAAAAAGGGCGTGAGCAGGAAATCATCGACCTTTTTTCAAAGTATGAGCTAGAAGCGGTTGCGATTGGAAAAGTAACGGACGACAAGATGCTTCGTCTTTTACATAAAGGGGAAGTGGTGGCTGAGGTTCCAGCAGATGCGCTTGCTGAGGAAGCGCCTGTCTACTACAAGCCTTCAAGCGAACCAGCTTATTACCGTGAATTCCAGAACATGGACAATGAAGTTCCTCATGTTGAAAACTATGAAACTACTCTTTTACAGCTGCTCCAGCAGCCAACGATTGCAAGCAAAGAATGGGTTTATGACCAGTATGACCATATGGTCCGTACGAGCACGGTCGTTTCCCCTGGATCTGATGCTGCTGTGGTGCGCATTCGCGGCACAGAGAAGGGCCTCGCGATGACGACGGACTGCAACTCGCGCTATATCTATCTTGACCCGGAGACAGGCGGAAAGATTGCTGTTGCTGAGGCGGCGCGCAATATCGTCTGCTCTGGCGGCGAACCATTGGCGATTACGGATTGCCTGAACTTTGGGAATCCAGAGAAGCCGGAGATTTTCTGGCAGTTTGAAAAAGCGGTGGATGGCATGAGTGAAGCGTGCCGGACATTGAGCACGCCTGTCATCGGCGGAAACGTGAGTCTGTATAACGAAACGAATGGAACAGCTGTCTATCCGACACCTGTTGTCGGCATGGTCGGTCTTGTTGAAAATTTAAAACATGTTACGACGCAGCATTTTAAAGATGCTGGCGATTTGATTTATCTGCTTGGTGACACGAAGGATGAGTTCGGCGGCAGCGAGCTGCAGAAGCTAATGCATGGCCAGATTTTCGGCAAGGCACCTGAACTGGATTTAGAAGTGGAAGCCAGCTATCAAGCTCAGATTTTAGCAGCAATTAAAAATGGTCTTGTATCATCTGCCCATGATGTCGCAGAGGGCGGCGTAGCAGTAGCGCTTGCTGAATCCGTGATTGGCAGCAAGGGGCTTGGAGCTAGGGTTGAATTGGAAGGCAACGCAGTTTCAGCCTTATTCAGCGAATCGCAATCCCGCTTTCTTTTATCGGTAAAACCAGAGCACCAGATTGAGTTTGAAAGTTTAACAGATGCGGTGCTGATTGGCAAAGTCGTTGAAACGCCAGTTTTGAAGATTGATGTAAATGGTGAGAACGTCATCAACCATGATGCAGAGGGGCTGAAAAAGGCCTGGAAAGGAGCCATCCCATGCTTGCTGAACTAA
- the purS gene encoding phosphoribosylformylglycinamidine synthase subunit PurS, translated as MYKVKVYVTLRESVLDPQGTAVKSSLATHGYEGIQEVRIGKYMELTLDESVKDVDGAVKEMCERLLANPVIEDYRYEVEEVVAQ; from the coding sequence ATGTATAAAGTGAAGGTGTATGTAACGTTAAGGGAAAGTGTTCTGGATCCTCAGGGAACGGCTGTAAAAAGTTCACTGGCTACGCATGGTTATGAAGGCATCCAGGAGGTTCGCATCGGCAAGTATATGGAGTTGACTTTGGATGAAAGTGTAAAGGATGTTGACGGCGCTGTTAAAGAAATGTGCGAGCGCCTGCTGGCGAATCCGGTCATCGAAGACTACAGGTACGAAGTCGAGGAGGTTGTTGCACAGTGA
- the purQ gene encoding phosphoribosylformylglycinamidine synthase subunit PurQ, with amino-acid sequence MKFAVIVFPGSNCDIDMYHAVKDELGEEAEYVWHDAESLEDYDAVLLPGGFSYGDYLRSGAIAQFSNVMKEVVKAAEAGKPVLGVCNGFQILLEAGLLPGAMRRNDSLKFICKQVELKVENNETMFSAGYEKNEIITIPVAHGEGNYYCDEETLARLKANNQIVFTYNGENPNGSLGNIAGIINERGNVLGMMPHPERAVDELLGGADGLKLFKSIVKQWREAYALNA; translated from the coding sequence GTGAAATTTGCGGTGATCGTTTTTCCGGGTTCGAACTGTGACATCGACATGTACCACGCGGTAAAAGATGAGCTTGGCGAAGAAGCGGAATATGTCTGGCATGATGCAGAAAGTCTAGAAGACTATGACGCGGTGCTTTTGCCTGGCGGATTTTCATATGGAGATTACTTAAGGTCTGGCGCAATCGCGCAGTTCAGCAATGTCATGAAGGAAGTCGTTAAGGCGGCTGAAGCAGGAAAGCCAGTGCTTGGAGTCTGCAACGGATTTCAGATCTTGCTTGAAGCTGGCTTGCTTCCTGGAGCGATGCGCCGCAATGACAGCCTGAAGTTCATCTGCAAGCAGGTTGAATTGAAGGTGGAGAATAACGAAACAATGTTTTCTGCTGGTTATGAAAAAAATGAGATCATCACGATTCCGGTTGCGCACGGTGAGGGCAACTATTATTGCGATGAAGAAACTCTTGCTCGTTTAAAAGCAAATAATCAAATCGTGTTCACATACAATGGCGAAAATCCGAACGGAAGCCTTGGAAATATCGCGGGAATCATCAATGAACGAGGGAATGTTCTCGGAATGATGCCGCATCCGGAGCGCGCAGTCGATGAGCTGCTTGGCGGCGCGGACGGGTTGAAGCTTTTCAAATCGATCGTCAAACAATGGAGGGAAGCATATGCGCTTAATGCTTGA
- the purC gene encoding phosphoribosylaminoimidazolesuccinocarboxamide synthase, translated as MEELLYEGKAKRIYATDEEQVVRVQYKDSATAFNGEKKAEIVGKGKLNNEITSLLFLKLRKAGIHSHFIEKISENEQLVKRVEIIPLEVVVRNFAAGSFSKRLGVEEGKQLPRPIVEFYLKDDSLGDPLITDEHVDVLDLATKDEVAELKAAALKINEVLGGFFAEIGVRLIDFKLEFGKDADGMILLADEISPDTCRLWDMETQQKLDKDVFRRDLGNLTDAYETILTRLGGQLHV; from the coding sequence ATGGAAGAGCTGTTATACGAAGGGAAAGCGAAGCGGATTTATGCAACGGATGAAGAGCAGGTTGTAAGAGTGCAATACAAGGATTCAGCGACGGCCTTCAATGGCGAGAAAAAGGCGGAGATTGTCGGCAAGGGCAAACTGAATAACGAGATTACAAGTCTATTATTCTTAAAACTTCGCAAAGCGGGAATCCATTCGCATTTTATTGAGAAAATTTCAGAGAATGAGCAGCTTGTTAAGCGTGTAGAGATCATTCCGCTTGAGGTGGTTGTCAGGAACTTTGCTGCCGGCAGCTTTTCTAAGCGGCTTGGTGTCGAGGAAGGTAAGCAGCTTCCACGTCCGATTGTTGAGTTTTACCTGAAGGATGATTCGCTCGGTGATCCGCTGATTACGGATGAGCATGTCGATGTGCTGGACCTGGCGACAAAAGATGAAGTGGCTGAGCTGAAGGCAGCGGCTTTGAAGATCAATGAGGTGCTTGGCGGTTTTTTTGCAGAGATTGGCGTGAGGTTAATAGATTTCAAGCTTGAGTTCGGCAAAGATGCAGATGGAATGATCCTGCTTGCGGATGAGATTTCACCAGATACATGCCGCCTGTGGGACATGGAGACACAGCAGAAGCTTGATAAGGATGTATTCCGCCGTGATTTAGGGAATCTGACAGATGCTTACGAAACCATTTTAACGAGATTGGGAGGACAATTGCATGTATAA
- the purK gene encoding 5-(carboxyamino)imidazole ribonucleotide synthase — protein sequence MSLSKLILPGDTIGIIGGGQLGKMMTQSAKAMGFRVIVLDPTEDCPCGQVADEQIVGSYDDLEKIKQLSEQSDVITYEFENIDADGLEWLNKYAYVPQGTELLRVTQDRIEEKRHIEAAGVRVAPYAVVAKVEDVRGGVEKLGLPAVLKTARGGYDGKGQLVIRSKDDIDLAETLVSQGTCVLEKWIPFEKEISVIVTRGTNGETAIFPVAENVHEENILHQTIVPARISSEAEARAVEAAKQIAEALGLIGTLAVEMFLAADDELYINELAPRPHNSGHYSIEACETSQFEQHIRAVCGWPLGSTNLLKPAVMVNILGQHQQPLLERIAELQDWKIHLYGKKEAKYKRKMGHVTLLRDTVEIALDEAERSRIWKGAAEMIGGQKK from the coding sequence ATGAGCTTGTCTAAATTGATTTTACCAGGAGACACAATCGGGATTATTGGCGGCGGGCAGCTGGGCAAGATGATGACGCAGTCAGCTAAAGCGATGGGATTCAGGGTGATCGTGCTCGATCCTACAGAGGATTGCCCGTGCGGCCAGGTGGCTGACGAGCAGATTGTCGGCAGTTATGATGATCTTGAAAAAATAAAGCAGCTATCTGAACAAAGCGATGTAATCACGTACGAGTTTGAGAACATTGATGCAGATGGTCTTGAATGGCTAAATAAATATGCTTATGTGCCGCAGGGGACGGAATTGCTGCGGGTTACTCAGGACAGGATAGAAGAGAAGCGCCATATAGAGGCGGCAGGTGTAAGGGTAGCCCCTTATGCTGTGGTCGCAAAAGTGGAAGATGTCAGGGGTGGAGTCGAGAAGCTGGGACTGCCAGCTGTCCTGAAAACAGCGCGTGGCGGTTATGACGGCAAAGGGCAGCTTGTGATCAGGTCAAAGGATGATATCGATTTGGCTGAAACACTGGTCAGCCAGGGTACGTGCGTGCTGGAGAAATGGATTCCTTTTGAAAAGGAGATCTCGGTGATTGTTACGCGAGGTACGAATGGTGAGACGGCGATTTTCCCGGTCGCTGAGAATGTCCATGAAGAAAACATCCTTCATCAGACCATTGTTCCGGCGAGAATCAGCAGTGAAGCCGAGGCTAGGGCAGTAGAAGCAGCGAAACAGATTGCGGAGGCGTTGGGGTTAATAGGGACGCTTGCGGTTGAGATGTTTTTAGCTGCCGATGATGAACTTTACATAAATGAACTGGCTCCAAGGCCTCATAATTCGGGGCATTATAGTATTGAAGCATGTGAGACTTCGCAGTTCGAGCAGCATATCAGGGCTGTTTGCGGGTGGCCATTGGGAAGCACGAATTTGCTGAAGCCTGCTGTGATGGTGAATATCCTCGGGCAGCATCAGCAGCCTTTACTGGAAAGAATCGCTGAATTGCAGGATTGGAAGATTCACTTATATGGTAAAAAAGAAGCGAAGTATAAAAGAAAGATGGGGCATGTGACCCTTTTACGAGACACAGTGGAAATCGCGCTTGATGAGGCTGAAAGAAGCAGAATCTGGAAAGGCGCAGCAGAAATGATCGGAGGACAAAAGAAATGA
- the purE gene encoding 5-(carboxyamino)imidazole ribonucleotide mutase, translating into MSVAVIMGSKSDWETMKHACDILDQLDVSYIKKVVSAHRTPDLMFEFAEKARDEGIKVIIAGAGGAAHLPGMVAAKTTLPVIGVPVQSRALNGLDSLLSIVQMPGGVPVATVAIGKAGATNAGLLAAQILGAFDSEVAQRLERLREETKMSVMESSDELV; encoded by the coding sequence ATGTCGGTTGCAGTCATAATGGGAAGCAAATCGGATTGGGAAACGATGAAGCATGCATGTGACATACTTGATCAGCTGGATGTTTCTTATATAAAAAAGGTCGTGTCGGCTCATCGAACGCCGGATTTGATGTTTGAGTTTGCTGAGAAGGCCAGGGACGAAGGAATAAAGGTCATCATCGCTGGAGCTGGCGGAGCGGCGCATTTGCCAGGTATGGTAGCGGCCAAGACTACGCTGCCGGTCATCGGGGTGCCCGTTCAGTCGAGAGCTCTCAACGGCCTGGATTCACTTTTATCAATCGTTCAGATGCCTGGCGGTGTACCGGTTGCGACGGTCGCAATCGGGAAAGCGGGTGCTACGAACGCCGGATTGCTGGCGGCCCAGATTCTTGGAGCGTTTGACAGTGAAGTTGCACAGAGATTGGAAAGGCTAAGGGAAGAAACGAAAATGTCAGTGATGGAAAGCAGTGATGAGCTTGTCTAA
- a CDS encoding NETI motif-containing protein → MSKGKKKQMYEVGENESIDDCLNRMKKDGYAPVRRMEKPIFKEVQKNGAVEYEPAGRQIIFEAKPLEA, encoded by the coding sequence ATGAGCAAGGGTAAAAAGAAACAGATGTATGAAGTCGGTGAAAATGAATCAATCGATGATTGTCTTAATAGAATGAAGAAGGATGGCTATGCGCCTGTAAGGAGGATGGAGAAACCCATCTTCAAGGAAGTGCAGAAGAACGGGGCAGTCGAGTATGAGCCTGCTGGCAGGCAGATCATTTTTGAGGCTAAGCCGTTGGAGGCATAG
- the purB gene encoding adenylosuccinate lyase: MIDRYTRPEMGAIWTEENRFKAWLEVEILACEAWAELGDIPKEDVKKLRENASFDIERIKEIEEETRHDVVAFTRAVSETLGEERKWVHYGLTSTDVVDTALSYVLKQANEILLKDLENFVEILMNKAKEHKYTVMMGRTHGVHAEPTTFGLKLALWLEEMKRNLERFKMASRDVEFGKISGAVGTYANIDPFVESYVCEKLGLQPAPISTQTLQRDRHAFYMGTLALIATSIEKFAVEIRGLQKSETREVEEFFAKGQKGSSAMPHKRNPIGSENMTGMARVIRGYMTTAYENVPLWHERDISHSSAERIILPDATIALNYMLNRFGNIVKNLTVYPENMKRNMDRTLGLIYSQRVLLALIDKGMSREEAYDTVQPRAMEAWEKQVQFRSLIESDEKIAGLLSEAEIDDCFDYNYHIKHVDMIFERLGL; the protein is encoded by the coding sequence ATGATAGATCGTTATACAAGACCGGAAATGGGAGCAATCTGGACGGAGGAAAATCGTTTTAAAGCATGGCTTGAGGTTGAGATTCTTGCTTGTGAAGCATGGGCTGAGCTTGGGGATATTCCTAAGGAAGATGTGAAGAAACTGCGTGAGAATGCTTCTTTTGATATTGAGCGGATCAAGGAGATTGAGGAAGAGACACGCCATGATGTTGTTGCTTTTACAAGAGCGGTATCAGAAACGCTTGGCGAGGAGCGCAAATGGGTGCATTATGGTCTGACTTCGACGGATGTAGTCGATACGGCGCTTTCTTATGTGCTTAAGCAGGCGAATGAGATTTTGCTGAAGGATCTTGAAAACTTTGTTGAGATTCTGATGAATAAGGCAAAAGAACATAAATACACGGTCATGATGGGCCGTACGCACGGTGTTCATGCCGAGCCAACAACATTTGGCTTAAAGCTGGCACTTTGGCTGGAGGAAATGAAGCGCAATCTTGAGCGTTTCAAAATGGCTTCCCGCGACGTCGAGTTCGGCAAGATTTCCGGTGCGGTAGGTACTTACGCGAATATTGATCCATTCGTTGAATCATATGTTTGTGAAAAATTGGGGCTGCAGCCTGCTCCGATTTCAACTCAGACTTTGCAGCGTGACCGTCATGCTTTTTATATGGGGACGCTTGCGTTGATTGCGACTTCAATCGAGAAGTTTGCGGTTGAGATTCGCGGCCTGCAAAAGAGTGAAACTCGCGAGGTAGAAGAGTTTTTTGCAAAAGGCCAGAAGGGTTCATCGGCGATGCCGCATAAGCGCAATCCGATCGGCTCTGAAAACATGACAGGTATGGCTAGGGTGATTCGCGGTTATATGACAACTGCCTATGAAAATGTGCCGTTATGGCATGAGCGCGATATCTCGCATTCATCCGCGGAGAGAATCATTCTGCCGGATGCGACGATTGCATTAAATTATATGCTGAACCGCTTTGGCAATATCGTCAAGAACTTGACGGTCTACCCAGAGAACATGAAGCGCAATATGGACCGGACGCTTGGTTTGATTTACTCACAGCGTGTGCTTCTTGCACTGATCGACAAGGGGATGTCCCGTGAAGAAGCGTATGACACTGTTCAGCCTCGCGCGATGGAAGCGTGGGAAAAGCAAGTGCAGTTCCGCAGCCTCATCGAGAGCGATGAAAAAATCGCCGGGCTGCTGAGCGAAGCAGAGATTGATGACTGCTTTGACTACAATTACCATATCAAGCATGTGGATATGATTTTTGAACGACTCGGACTTTAA